Genomic window (Fibrobacter sp. UWH6):
GACTGCTAGCATCGCTTCTGCACAGTTGATGAATTCCAAGAGCCTGGATGTGATTCGTGTCGAAAAGACTGGTATTTCTGCAGGCAAGATCGATAGCCTTGCCAAGATGCTCGGCGAACAGCAGTTCCGCGGCAAGAAGATTGACGACCAGACGATGACACAGCTCCGTTACGCAGTCATCGACAACCTGGTTGGCCAGGAACTTATCAAGCTGGAATGCAAGAAGCAGGGCATTAAGGTTCCGGCGGCCAAGGTCGACAGCCTGACCAAGCTTTTCAAGGCTCAGTTCCCCAGCGAAGACGCTTTCCAGAAGGAACTGAAGAAGTCCAACACCACCATGGCTCAGTTCAAGGAAAAGATCGAAGATCAGCTGAAGAGCGAAGCTATTCTCGAAAAGAAGGTTCCGTATCCTAAGGATCCTACCGAAAAGCAGCGTGAAGCTTTCTGGGAACTGAACAAGTCTAAGGTTGCCATTAACGACTCTGTTAGCGGTGCCCGTATCGTGATCAGCACCAAAGGCAAGTCTGCTCAGGAAGTGGCTGACGCCAAGGATATGCTGAAGGGTCTTGCAGCACAGGTTCGCTCCAAGAAGGCTACCTTCGCACAGCTGGCTGCCATGTACAGCGACGACCAGACTGCCAAGAAGACCGGCGGTGTGGTTCCCAAGTTCGTTAAGGGTAACGACGCTCTGGGCAAGGCCATTGCCAAGATCAAGGTGGGCGAAATTACCGAAGTCTACACCGACAAGGACGGCGTTGCAATCTTTATGCTTACCGAACGTAATGACGGTAAGTATGATAGCTACAAGCACCAGATTGACTACATCCTGCGCGTGCAGGCTGAACAGGATCGCCAGGCTCAGCTGAAGGCTTACCTGGATGGCCTTGGCAAGACTTACAAGGTTCAGTACCTTGATGCCAAGTACACTCCGCCTCAGGCAATCGGCGGCAATAACTAATCCGCTTACGGTTTAGTCCGCTTAAATAATTGAAAAAGGCAGCGGTGGATTCAAGCCGTTGCTTTTTTTAATAGAAGTTTTACTCCGGGCCTCAAACCTGTGGCCTCGAACCTTGAATGGAGATTTTGAATGGCTTTCCAGACTACACATACCGGGCTGATTGATTTGCGTGCGCGTATCGATAAGCTCTGGGGGTATCTTTGACTTAGAGGCAAAGACCGAAGAACTTTACGTGTTGGAAAAGGACTCCAACGACCCGAACCTGTGGAATGACCAGGAAAAGGCTCAGAGCATGATGAAGAAGATCGGCAACCTTCGCGATCTTCTGAACAAGTGGACTGAAGTTTCTTCCATTTGCAATGATCTGGCCGAACTTTATGAAATGAGCAAGGACGAAGAGTCCGAAGATTTGACCAAGTCCATCGAAACGGATATCGCTGACCTTAAGGCCAAGATCGAAGAGATGGAATTCAAGAAGATGCTGAATGGCCCTGACGACGCTTGCGCCTGCTTGCTGTCTATCCACCCGGGTGCCGGTGGTACCGAATCCCAGGATTGGGCCTTGATGCTGTTCCGCATGTATACCCACTTCTTTGAACGTGAACGCATGGACTTCAAGGTGGTAGACTTCCAGGAAGCGGAAGATGCCGGCCTTAAGAGCGCAACTATCGAAGTGACCTGCGAAAACGCCTACGGCTTGCTCCGTTCCGAAATCGGCGTGCATCGCCTGGTTCGCATTAGCCCCTTCGATGCCAATGCCCGTCGCCACACCAGCTTTACCGCAGTGTACCTGTACCCCGAACACGAAGACGTGGAATTCGACCTGGATATGGCTGATGTGCGCGTGGATACCTACCGCAGTAGCGGTGCCGGTGGTCAGTACATCAACAAGACGGACTCCGCAGTCCGTATGACCCATTTGCCCACAGGCATTATGGCTAGCTGCCAGACGGAACGTTCTCAGATCCAGAACCGCGAAACCTGTTACAAGATGCTGAAGACCATGGTGGCCGAACATTACCGCCTCGAAGAAGAAGCCAAGCGCGATGCTCGCATGGCTGAAAAGAAGAAGGTGGAATGGGGTAGCCAGATCCGCAGCTATGTTCTGCAGCCTTACCAGCTGGTAAAGGACCTGCGCACTGGCGTAGAAACCTCTGACACCGCCGGCGTTCTGGATGGCAAGATCAAGCCTTTCATTAACGCATACCTGCTTAGCACCAGCGAACAGCAGAACGGCTAAGTGAATGTTTCGCCGAGGGTGCTCGGCAACGACTAGAATTTGCCCCGGATTCGTCCGGGGCTTTCTTGTTTACAGCACCTTCCTGATTCCCGGTACCTTGCGGAGCAGGTAAACGGCCCCCAGCGAAATTCCGAAGAAGCCTATGGCGGCCAGAGGTGCCGTAATGATGGGGTGGGGCTCCAGCACCGTCAATTTGAGGCCGTAGAACGTTTTGATAAACAGCGGGTGGATCAAGTACACGCCCATCATGCAAGGGGTGAGTGCGGCAACCCAGCGGAGGCAGCTTGCGATACGGCTGCCGTGTTCGGGCTCATTGCCGTGTTGGGCATTGTCGCAGTGTTGGGGTGCATTGTCGTGTTGGGTTTTGTCGAGCTTGCGGCTGAACTTTGCGCGGACGGCGGCGAATATGGCTGCGTCCATTAGGAAGGTCATGGGCCTGAAATTCCCGAAGAAATATTCGTTGGGCGTATTGCGCATCTCGCTAATGTAGGTGGCCGCCACGAAGGCGATGATCCATGAAGCCAGTGCGGCGCCGTACAGCCATTTGCGGGCGGTGGCTGAAATCCCGAAGTGGGCGAGGTAGAAACCCGTGAGATAGAAACCGGCGAAAGAGGTTACGCCCTGGATACTCAAGTTCTTGTACATCCTGAAGTGGGCGAATTTTACAAGGAGGTGATCCGCAGTCGGGAGTAGCAAACCAAAGGCGAAGAAGATGGCGATTACATACAGGACCATCTTTCGTGAGGCGTGTTCCGTAAACACCCGCAGAGGCGGCGTCAGAACGTACAGGCCCGCAATGGTATAAAGGAACCACAAATGTGAAGCGGGCTTGGTAAACAGCAATAGGGGCGCCGACAGCAAATCCAGAACGTCACCGCCGGCAATAACTTGCTCGATGATTCCGTACACAATCACCCAAAACAGGAGCGGTACTAAAGTACGGGGGAGATTATGGGTGAAAATTTTGCGAGGTGGGTGAGGGTACTTGGGTGAAAGCATAAAAGCACCGCTAACCATGATGAATACACCCACGCCGAACCTGCTCAAACTATTCAAAAAGTTTAATGCGGCAAAGTCACTGGAGTCAACCGGAACCGTGTACCAAACAGATGTGACCGTGTGCTGGAATACAACGACGAATGCGGCTAGTATGCGCAGCAAGTCGGCGTAAATTTCGCGCGAGGCTTTTTTATACTGTTTCTGTTCTGTAGCTGAATTCATCGTGTTTGAAATTTAGAATTTCAAATCGTAACGTTTGCGCATTTCTTCTTGCTGTTCTGCGCTGAGGCTATTGAAATACTTCTTGAATCCTGGGCAGAACTTGGTGTGAAAATGCCAGAATCGTCCAATCAGGGACTTGGGATTCTTGTCGTACTGTGCGCGGATTTTGCAGTTATCGCATGCCATAAGTTACCTCGTGTTTTGGGAAATATTAAAAAAAAGGCAGTGGATTTCTGCAAAAAAAAGGAATTCCACTGCCTTTCGGCATTGTAAATTGAAAAATAATGACCAGAGAATGCCTTTTTTCCCTAAAAGTGCTGCCCTTAAGGAGTAGTTGACAAGATTTTGGGACAATATACGCTTGATTTTGTGTGTAAACTAATAAAAAGGCGGTGTTTTGCTTTGATATTCAGTGATATCCACTGCCTTTTTTCAAAAGAAAGGTGTTTAGGGTAAAAAAGAAAGGCTCCCGCGCAATTGCGAGGGAACCTCTCTTTAAGTCAGTGCTGTCTCGACGAACTTAATCGGCGATGACCGGCGACGATCGGCGATAACCGGCGACGCTCGCCTTACTTACTTCTTCTTGGCCGGAGCCTTCTTAGCAGCAGCAACCTTCATGGCGCCGCGTTCCAGCTTGATGGTGAAGTTGGTAACGTCGCAAACTTCGCTGGGACCCCAGTACTGGATCGGACCCGGATAGGTGTAGGATTCAGTCTTGGCCCATTCTTCGCGGTTAGCAGCAAAGAACTTGAACGGAGCACCGTCGAGAACGACGAGAGCCTTCTGGATAACCGGCTTGTCTGCACCGTGACGGCGTTCCATGTTCATCATCATGGTGATAGGAATGCCACCAGCGGTCCACTTTTCGATACCCTTGGTCAGGTCGCGAACAGAGCTCATGTAGCCGTTCATCTTGTTGAAAGCGAGAACGGAAGCGGTGTAGCCCAGGCTGTAGCAGTAGTCAGCGTCGAAGTTGGACGGAGCTGCGCAACGGCCTTCGTAACCGAAGAAGTGGTTGAGAGCGGAGAACTTGCCCTTGAAGTTCTTGCGGCTCTTGAGTTCGCTCTTCACCATGTCGATGATGAGCTTTTCGGTTTCGATGAGGGAAACCTGAACGTTGCCATGAGAGTCGCGGTCCAGCATGAGCTGAGCCTGAACGAAGGAAGGCAGAGAAACGAGGACTTCAGCAGAAGCCTTGGAAACCCACTGGCAGAGCTTTTCAACCTTAGCAGCGGTGTCGAGGCCTTCAACTTCCTTTTCGTGGTGAGCGAGGGCTTCGGAAAGTTCAGAAATCAGAACGCCAACATCGGGGATGAATTCCAGGAGGCCTTCCGGAATGAGGGCAACACCGAAGTTCTTGCCGTCAGCAGCACGTGCAGCAACGATGTCTGCAACATACTTGATGACCTGCTTCAGCTTCATCTTCTTAGCCTTGACTTCTTCGGAAATCAAGCAGACGTTCGGGTGGGTCTGGAGAGCAGCTTCGAGAGCAATGTGAGAAGCGGAGCGGCCCATGAGCTTGATGAAGTGCCAGTACTTCTGAGCGGAGTTAGCATCGCGCATGATGTTGCCGATGAGTTCAGAGTAGGTCTTCACAGCGGTGTCGAAACCGAAGGAGGTTTCGATGTATTCGTTCTTGAGGTCGCCGTCGATAGTCTTGGGGCAGCCGCAAACAACGCAGGAAGCGCCGTTAGCCTGGAAGTATTCACCGAGAACAGCAGCGTTGGTGTTGGAGTCGTCACCGCCGATGATGACGATGGCGTCCAGCTTCTGAGCCTTGGCAACAGCCATGCACTTCTTGAACTGTTCTTCAGTTTCCAGCTTGGTACGGCCGGACTGGATGATGTCGAATCCACCAGTGTTGCGGTAGGAGTCCATGATCTTTTCGTTGATCACGATGAACTTGCCGTTTTCGAGGCCAGACGGACCGCCGAGGAAGCCGAGAAGCTTGGAGGACTTGTTGATGGACTTGATACCGTCGAAGAGACCTGCGATAACGTTGTGGCCACCAGGTGCCTGACCGCCAGAAAGAACAACGCCAACGTTCAAAGCCTTAGCTTCGCCAGCAGCCTTGCCAGCCTTCAGCTGAATGTAGGGAGCACCGTAGGTGTTGGGGAACAGAGCCTTGATCTTCTTCTGATCAGAGACAGATTCAGTTGCCTTACCCTTGTTGAGTGCGACATTGAGGGCGCCCTTACGGAGAGCGACGGGGAGTTTCGGCTGGTAGGCCTTGCGAGCCTTGCCGAGGACGGACAGATTGTCAGCCATTGTTTCTTCCTTTGGTTAGAAGTCTGCCTTTTTCGACAGACGGGTTAAAAAATATACGCAGAGAAATATAGTAAATAGATTCTTTGTTGTTATTTAAGCCTGTGATTTGTTTAGTCCTTTACGCAGCGGATATTTCTGGCATCATCCTTGTCGGCGTATTCTGTTGTGCTACTGCTTGAACTGAAATAAATGTAATAGCCGTTGTTCGAGGAATACTGGTCTGCAGTCCAGTAATCTGCGCGAGATCCAACATTGCTGAACGAACCATTGCTATATGGGTTGCTTCCGTAAGCCTTAAGATCAAATCCGTAATCGTTTGTGGCATTATCAGAGGTTGTCCATGTGGTAGTGGCTCTGAGAGCATATACGGCGTTGGAGTATTCTGTTTGCACGAATGAAATTAAGGTATTCCATTCGGCTCTAGTGGGAATGTGCCAACCTGCAGGACATGATCCCTGAATGGGGGTCGAATAAGAACAACTGGCTCCGTATCCACAAGAAGATCTTGTCTTATTCAGTGCTGCATTCCAGCGATAATATCTGCCTCTTTCAGAGCAGGGAGAAGTTGATTGGACTGGACTGGATCCTGCATAGCACCAGCTTTGTCCTGATTCTACTGTAGGCACGAAATTCAGGTTTTCTGCCATCCAGGTCTGGGTGCCGATTGTGACATAGGTGTATTTTTGGCCGTCTCTAGAGTCTGTAAATGTTGCGCGACTCCATTCCTTTTCTGTGCAGGACATCGTGCATGCCTTAACCGGAATTTCTTCGCCTTCACGATTGGTTGTGCATGCGCCATAATTTTTTTCGAATTCATCCTTAGCTTCGCGCCATGCAGATTCATCGCTATCCCAAACATAAATGATGGTGGTATTTATGTTTCCTGCCTTGAATTCGCCTTCGGTACCGTCGGCCCAGCCATAAGTGTCGCACATGGTTGTTGCTGTAGCTTGCCAGGAATCCACGCTGTAGATGTAACAGTTTCTTGTATTCACGGATCCTATTTTCACATCGCCATCAACACCGTCTTCCCATTGGTAGGTGTCTACTTCGACGGTCTTGGCTTCTCGCCATGCGCTGTCGGCTACATAGTAGTAGTAATAATCAGGGTTGACGGAACCAGTCTTGATTTCACCTGGGGTTCCTGCTTCCCATTGGTAAGTGTTGTATTCCAAGGCGGTAGCATCATCAATACCGGATTCTCTACAGATCTTGTAAAGATTGCTTAGAGTGTCCAGCAGAATCATGCCTATCTTAGTTGAATCGCATTTCTGGAACAAGGTCTGCAAGGGGTCATAGCTCCATGTGCCATTATAAACGTAGAATGAATCTGTTGCGCTACCTTTTTTAACGGCTCCCATTTCATCATTCTTCCAGCCATAGGTATCCTTTTCGTAGGTGGTTGCAGAATCCCAGGCGGAACCATAGCGACAAATGAAGTAACGGTCCTTGTTAGAACTGTTGGGATTCTGATTCTTCATGACTTCGGCGTTACGGGTAGAGGTGCATTTTCCGATGCCATAGGCGTTCTGCCAGAAGTCATTCATACTGTTATCGAAATATGCGATTTCCGCAATGTTCCAGCTGGACACCGAAGCGCGAACAATGTTCTTGTCAAAACTATAGGCCCAGTCGGCCATGGCGATTTTCTGCGCAGAATCTTGCCAGAGGCCATCTTCGGCAATGTCCTGCCTAAAATGACTGATTTCTTCTGCGGTAAGAGAATCGCTTAGATCCCTGAGGAACAGCAGCGAGATTGTCATCAGTACGCCGTTGTTGTTGGCGGTGCTGAACAGGTCAAGATCTTCGGCGTTGGTAATCTTGGTGGGGAACCCGAATGCGTTCATGATTTCCTGCTGTGCCTGTTTTTTTGCAGCAGCTAAAGAATATCCCATCCGATAAAGTTTTAATACGCGGTCATATTCCAGGTGGGTGAGGATATTGATGTTCGCTTTGGTACGTCCAACCTTTTTCTGGTCGCCTGCAGAAATTTCTACAAGGGACTGTAATGTCATATAAGTTGTCGTCCATGTGCCGGTGACTTCATTGTAATATCGGCCGGATGCTTCCATGGACACGATGCCGTTTTCAAGAGTTACGGCGGGTATCACGAAGTCACCCTTGTTGCCAGAAACTTCGTCGGTATAGGAACGGGTTGTCTTTGAAAGGGAATCGCCGTAAAGTTCCGTGAGATTGATTACGCTATGGAACATGAAGGGGCCCTTCTGGGCGACGCCAGTAATGGTGCCGTTTGTCAGGGCATAAGGTTCTGTGCGGTCAAGAACCCATTGTTCATCTTTACAGACATAGGTGTATCCACTGGTGACGGTGTATACGCGGTTTCCTTCCCATTCATCAAAGCAGTATTTGAGTTCCTTGAACGACAGGACGGATTTCATTTTTGCCGTATCCGCAATGACTGCGGAATCCTTTAAATAAATAGTGTCATGATTCAACACCAGGACACCAATGATGGAATCCACAAAAACCGTGTCGATACGATACAGCGTATCAAGAATTTTTAACGTGTCAATATTGAATACGGAATCATTGACATACACGGTGTCATATATAAATGCATTCCCATTTTGTTCAGTTGCACTAGATGTTGAGTCATCGCCACATCCGTAAATGAACAAAGCTGCCCAAAGGCTGAAAGCAAAGAAAATCGTATAAATCTTTCTATTCAACATAATTTATCCTTTTTCTCGCCTTTAGGTTAATCCTTGATACAGCGGATATTTCTGGCATCATCCTTGTCCGAGGATTCTATTGTGTAGTTATTGTATTTGAATGAAATTTGATAGCTGTTGCTTGTGGATATCTGATCTGCAGTCCAGAATTCTGCATGGGTTCCCACATTGCTGAACGAAGTATTTCCATATGGATTACTTCCGTATGCTTTAATGCTAAATCCATAAATATCGGTGGCGTAGCTGGAGTTTGTCCATGTGGTTGTGGAGTTTAATGCAAAAACGGCATTGGAATATTCATTCATCACAAAATTAATGAGAGTATACCATTCTTCTAATGTGGGAATATGCCAACCTACAGGACATGATCCCTGAATGGGGTTTGAATAAGTGCAACTAACTCCATATCCACAAGAAGATCTTGTCTTATTTAGTGCGGCATTCCAGCGGTAATATCGACCTCTTTCGGAGCAAGGAGATGTTGATTGAACAGGGCCCAATCCTTCATAACACCAACTTTGGTCTGATTCAGCTGTAGGCACGAAATTCAAATTCTCAGCCATCCAGGTTTGAGTTCCAATCTTGGCCGTCTTATAAATCTGGCCGTCACGAGTGTCAAGTACGTATGCGCCATCAACATCATATTGGACAAAGCCTTCTTCCGTACAAATATACAGGGTTTCAGTGGAGTCTTCCACAACTTTGCCAATTGAGGACTCATCACAAATCTGGAACAAGGTTTGCATGTAGTCATATGTCCAATTATTGCCTAATCCGCAAACATAGACTGAATCGGTAACATTACCTTTCTTGATGTCTCCGGTTTTGCAGGAATTCCATTTATAAGTGTCTTTTTCAATGGTGGTTGCCTCGCGCCAGTTGGTGCCATTGCAGATATAGTACTGTTCAGTGGAACTTGCCGCTACAGACTTGTTGTGAAGAATGATGTTTTTTCTGTAGGAGTTGCATTGGCCCAGGCCATACTTATTTGACCAGAACTGATTCAGATAATTTGTATATGAAGAGATTCCCGCAATATTCCAACTGCTTAGGTTTACGGATATATTGACGGATTTAACGTCGACGTAAAATCTGTAGGCCCAGTCGGCCATATCCTTCTTCAATGCAGAATCGTTCCAGACACCATTGATCGCCAGGTCATTGCGGAAGGATTCAATATTTGCCAAAGCGGTTGAATCGTCAAGATCTCTCAGGAACAGTAACGAAACTGCCATCAGCAGGCCATCACCTTCTTTCTCGCCATACAAGTTCAGGTCTTCGGCGTGTTCTACGGTAGTTCCCAGTCCTAGTGCATTCATGATTTCCTGCTGAGCTTGCTTCTTGGCGGCATCAACGCTGTAGCCCTTCATATACAGTCTTTTTACGCGGGGGTACTCCAGGTGGGTCAGCAGATTCACGTTGACACTGTCGCGGCTGATGGTTGAATCCTTGTGGCTCAACTTGGAAATTGCCTGGAGCGTCACCTTCTGTAAACTCCACTTTCCGGTAACTTCGTTAAGGAATGTTCCTTCGGCTTCTACTTCTACAATGGGATTTTGCAGGGTGACCTTGGGAATCACGAATTCCCCCATATTACCAGAAATCTTGTCGCTGAAACTATTACTCGTCTTTTTTAGGGAATCCAGGGTTAATTCGGTAATGGTTACGTTAGACTGGTAGGCGAGAGGCCCCTTCTGGGCCATGCCTGTAACTGCCGCATTATTCAAGGTGTAGTCTACATAGACAGACCAGGAACCATCTTTACAAATGTATGTCTTTCCCTTGGGGATGTTTACCCTAAAGTTTTCCCATTCCTTTGCGCAGGAATCCAGGCTTACCAGTTTTTCAAATTCCTTGGCGGCAGAGGAATCTACCAGGTAAGTTATGCTATCTAGATAGATGGTATCGTTGTGAGTGACAATGACTGCCCTAATTGAATCCAACTTTACCGTGTCGACATTGTCGATGGAATCGTTGAGGATGTAGAATTGTCTCAGGGAGTCAGTAGTATACACGGTATCGTGGTGAATACCATTTGCATCTTCGATATTTTTGTCAGCAGCACTAATTTCAATTGTACTACAGTTCGTAAAGCACAAAGCCGTCAAAAAAAACAAAAAGGGAAAAATTAAATGCTTAATCATAAAATTCTCCATTCACACTTGATTAAGATATTTTTTTTTAACAAGAAAGGTAGGGACGTTAACCTTTTTTGTGTTAAACTGTGCTTTAAATCGCAAAAAACGTGATGCCGAAGCACCACGTTTTTCTGAAATCTTCTAAACCGATAGAGAAATCTTATTTGAATTGAGCCGTCAAGGTCATACCTGCGCTAGGTTCAACCAGGCGAGGATTCTCAGTAGATCCGTCAGACCATCCCGTGAATACGCCTCCCGATACGGCCACGGCGGTAAGCTTCAGCGGGTTTCCTGCCAGGAATTTGCCCTGGTAAGTGGTGCTGGGGAGGGCCATTTCATCGACATAGATCTTGCCGTTACCGCTTGCAGACAGGGTTACAGAAACTTCACCGGAAAGGCCGAAGTAGTTGGCTAGTTCCTGGCGGGTGGTTTCGGTGCGGTTCTGTGCGAATCGCAGCAAATCGCTGCCGGAGGGGGCCCAGGTAAAGCTGCTCTGGTTACGGGGCCAGCGCTGTTCGTCGCGGGACTGTTCGCTACTGGGA
Coding sequences:
- a CDS encoding peptidylprolyl isomerase, with protein sequence MSLKLISRGAAALLLTASIASAQLMNSKSLDVIRVEKTGISAGKIDSLAKMLGEQQFRGKKIDDQTMTQLRYAVIDNLVGQELIKLECKKQGIKVPAAKVDSLTKLFKAQFPSEDAFQKELKKSNTTMAQFKEKIEDQLKSEAILEKKVPYPKDPTEKQREAFWELNKSKVAINDSVSGARIVISTKGKSAQEVADAKDMLKGLAAQVRSKKATFAQLAAMYSDDQTAKKTGGVVPKFVKGNDALGKAIAKIKVGEITEVYTDKDGVAIFMLTERNDGKYDSYKHQIDYILRVQAEQDRQAQLKAYLDGLGKTYKVQYLDAKYTPPQAIGGNN
- the prfB gene encoding peptide chain release factor 2 (programmed frameshift); this translates as MAFQTTHTGLIDLRARIDKLWGYLDLEAKTEELYVLEKDSNDPNLWNDQEKAQSMMKKIGNLRDLLNKWTEVSSICNDLAELYEMSKDEESEDLTKSIETDIADLKAKIEEMEFKKMLNGPDDACACLLSIHPGAGGTESQDWALMLFRMYTHFFERERMDFKVVDFQEAEDAGLKSATIEVTCENAYGLLRSEIGVHRLVRISPFDANARRHTSFTAVYLYPEHEDVEFDLDMADVRVDTYRSSGAGGQYINKTDSAVRMTHLPTGIMASCQTERSQIQNRETCYKMLKTMVAEHYRLEEEAKRDARMAEKKKVEWGSQIRSYVLQPYQLVKDLRTGVETSDTAGVLDGKIKPFINAYLLSTSEQQNG
- a CDS encoding acyltransferase, yielding MNSATEQKQYKKASREIYADLLRILAAFVVVFQHTVTSVWYTVPVDSSDFAALNFLNSLSRFGVGVFIMVSGAFMLSPKYPHPPRKIFTHNLPRTLVPLLFWVIVYGIIEQVIAGGDVLDLLSAPLLLFTKPASHLWFLYTIAGLYVLTPPLRVFTEHASRKMVLYVIAIFFAFGLLLPTADHLLVKFAHFRMYKNLSIQGVTSFAGFYLTGFYLAHFGISATARKWLYGAALASWIIAFVAATYISEMRNTPNEYFFGNFRPMTFLMDAAIFAAVRAKFSRKLDKTQHDNAPQHCDNAQHGNEPEHGSRIASCLRWVAALTPCMMGVYLIHPLFIKTFYGLKLTVLEPHPIITAPLAAIGFFGISLGAVYLLRKVPGIRKVL
- a CDS encoding diphosphate--fructose-6-phosphate 1-phosphotransferase, which gives rise to MADNLSVLGKARKAYQPKLPVALRKGALNVALNKGKATESVSDQKKIKALFPNTYGAPYIQLKAGKAAGEAKALNVGVVLSGGQAPGGHNVIAGLFDGIKSINKSSKLLGFLGGPSGLENGKFIVINEKIMDSYRNTGGFDIIQSGRTKLETEEQFKKCMAVAKAQKLDAIVIIGGDDSNTNAAVLGEYFQANGASCVVCGCPKTIDGDLKNEYIETSFGFDTAVKTYSELIGNIMRDANSAQKYWHFIKLMGRSASHIALEAALQTHPNVCLISEEVKAKKMKLKQVIKYVADIVAARAADGKNFGVALIPEGLLEFIPDVGVLISELSEALAHHEKEVEGLDTAAKVEKLCQWVSKASAEVLVSLPSFVQAQLMLDRDSHGNVQVSLIETEKLIIDMVKSELKSRKNFKGKFSALNHFFGYEGRCAAPSNFDADYCYSLGYTASVLAFNKMNGYMSSVRDLTKGIEKWTAGGIPITMMMNMERRHGADKPVIQKALVVLDGAPFKFFAANREEWAKTESYTYPGPIQYWGPSEVCDVTNFTIKLERGAMKVAAAKKAPAKKK
- a CDS encoding FISUMP domain-containing protein, which produces MLNRKIYTIFFAFSLWAALFIYGCGDDSTSSATEQNGNAFIYDTVYVNDSVFNIDTLKILDTLYRIDTVFVDSIIGVLVLNHDTIYLKDSAVIADTAKMKSVLSFKELKYCFDEWEGNRVYTVTSGYTYVCKDEQWVLDRTEPYALTNGTITGVAQKGPFMFHSVINLTELYGDSLSKTTRSYTDEVSGNKGDFVIPAVTLENGIVSMEASGRYYNEVTGTWTTTYMTLQSLVEISAGDQKKVGRTKANINILTHLEYDRVLKLYRMGYSLAAAKKQAQQEIMNAFGFPTKITNAEDLDLFSTANNNGVLMTISLLFLRDLSDSLTAEEISHFRQDIAEDGLWQDSAQKIAMADWAYSFDKNIVRASVSSWNIAEIAYFDNSMNDFWQNAYGIGKCTSTRNAEVMKNQNPNSSNKDRYFICRYGSAWDSATTYEKDTYGWKNDEMGAVKKGSATDSFYVYNGTWSYDPLQTLFQKCDSTKIGMILLDTLSNLYKICRESGIDDATALEYNTYQWEAGTPGEIKTGSVNPDYYYYYVADSAWREAKTVEVDTYQWEDGVDGDVKIGSVNTRNCYIYSVDSWQATATTMCDTYGWADGTEGEFKAGNINTTIIYVWDSDESAWREAKDEFEKNYGACTTNREGEEIPVKACTMSCTEKEWSRATFTDSRDGQKYTYVTIGTQTWMAENLNFVPTVESGQSWCYAGSSPVQSTSPCSERGRYYRWNAALNKTRSSCGYGASCSYSTPIQGSCPAGWHIPTRAEWNTLISFVQTEYSNAVYALRATTTWTTSDNATNDYGFDLKAYGSNPYSNGSFSNVGSRADYWTADQYSSNNGYYIYFSSSSSTTEYADKDDARNIRCVKD
- a CDS encoding FISUMP domain-containing protein, which translates into the protein MIKHLIFPFLFFLTALCFTNCSTIEISAADKNIEDANGIHHDTVYTTDSLRQFYILNDSIDNVDTVKLDSIRAVIVTHNDTIYLDSITYLVDSSAAKEFEKLVSLDSCAKEWENFRVNIPKGKTYICKDGSWSVYVDYTLNNAAVTGMAQKGPLAYQSNVTITELTLDSLKKTSNSFSDKISGNMGEFVIPKVTLQNPIVEVEAEGTFLNEVTGKWSLQKVTLQAISKLSHKDSTISRDSVNVNLLTHLEYPRVKRLYMKGYSVDAAKKQAQQEIMNALGLGTTVEHAEDLNLYGEKEGDGLLMAVSLLFLRDLDDSTALANIESFRNDLAINGVWNDSALKKDMADWAYRFYVDVKSVNISVNLSSWNIAGISSYTNYLNQFWSNKYGLGQCNSYRKNIILHNKSVAASSTEQYYICNGTNWREATTIEKDTYKWNSCKTGDIKKGNVTDSVYVCGLGNNWTYDYMQTLFQICDESSIGKVVEDSTETLYICTEEGFVQYDVDGAYVLDTRDGQIYKTAKIGTQTWMAENLNFVPTAESDQSWCYEGLGPVQSTSPCSERGRYYRWNAALNKTRSSCGYGVSCTYSNPIQGSCPVGWHIPTLEEWYTLINFVMNEYSNAVFALNSTTTWTNSSYATDIYGFSIKAYGSNPYGNTSFSNVGTHAEFWTADQISTSNSYQISFKYNNYTIESSDKDDARNIRCIKD